One Mycobacterium sp. SMC-4 DNA window includes the following coding sequences:
- a CDS encoding phosphotransferase family protein has protein sequence MSVDATLSESDQRALQGWIRRTGLGSTVSDVAPLTGGSQNIVVRLLVDGRPMVLRRPPEHPRPTSDNTMRREIAVLTTLKGTSVPHPELIAGCEDLDVLGVVFYLMEAVDGFNPGTEVGDAYLRNPQMRHRVGLSYAASLARLGDVPWEGSPLARIKRPGSFLARQVPQFLRLLESYRHDHYAPESFPSVHALADWLEQHRPPDSEPGIMHGDAHLNNVLLRREVPELAAFIDWEMCTVGDPLLDLGWMLICWPDGPNPIDVGSALSALGGLATRAELLEAYRDTGGRPTHHVDWYMTMACFKLAIVIEGTWSRYLAGQASSEAGERLHTSAQNLVELGTQVARGDNPFL, from the coding sequence ATGTCCGTGGACGCCACGCTCAGCGAGTCCGATCAGCGCGCACTGCAGGGCTGGATCCGACGAACCGGCCTCGGGTCCACGGTGTCCGACGTCGCGCCGCTGACCGGTGGGTCGCAGAACATCGTGGTGCGTCTGCTTGTCGACGGCCGCCCGATGGTGTTGCGACGCCCGCCTGAGCATCCACGGCCCACCAGCGACAACACCATGCGTCGTGAGATCGCGGTGCTGACCACGTTGAAAGGCACCAGCGTGCCGCATCCGGAGTTGATCGCCGGCTGTGAAGACCTCGATGTGCTCGGCGTGGTGTTCTACCTGATGGAGGCCGTCGACGGGTTCAACCCCGGCACCGAGGTCGGTGACGCGTACCTGAGAAATCCGCAGATGCGCCATCGAGTGGGTCTGTCGTATGCCGCCAGCCTGGCCCGGCTGGGCGACGTGCCGTGGGAGGGCAGCCCGCTGGCCCGGATCAAACGCCCGGGATCGTTTCTGGCCCGTCAGGTTCCGCAGTTCTTGCGGCTGCTCGAAAGCTACCGCCACGACCACTACGCGCCCGAATCCTTCCCGTCGGTGCATGCGCTGGCCGACTGGCTCGAACAGCATCGCCCCCCGGACTCCGAGCCCGGCATCATGCACGGCGACGCGCACCTGAACAACGTGCTGCTGCGCCGCGAGGTCCCGGAACTGGCGGCGTTCATCGACTGGGAGATGTGCACCGTCGGCGACCCGCTGCTCGACCTGGGTTGGATGCTGATCTGCTGGCCCGACGGACCCAACCCGATCGACGTCGGGTCCGCGCTATCGGCTCTCGGCGGGCTGGCCACCCGCGCCGAACTGCTCGAGGCCTACCGCGACACCGGCGGCAGACCCACCCACCACGTCGATTGGTACATGACGATGGCCTGTTTCAAACTCGCGATCGTGATCGAGGGCACCTGGTCGCGGTACCTGGCCGGGCAGGCGAGCTCCGAAGCCGGCGAGCGATTGCACACTTCGGCGCAGAACCTGGTCGAACTGGGCACCCAGGTCGCGCGAGGGGACAATCCGTTCCTCTGA
- a CDS encoding sulfite exporter TauE/SafE family protein, whose translation MSWVQALLLAGAGVLGGLTGSIAGLASVATYPALLLIGLPPVAANVTNTTALVFNAVGSIAGSRPELAGQGAELKRLIPVAAAGGAAGAILLLSTPAEGFEKAVPVLLAVASVAILLPVTVRSGIVVSARRQRRTRYLQGAAILGICVYGGYFGAAAGVLLLALLLRAGRAHLAVANAAKNVLLGTANAVAAVIFVVVAPVRWDAAIVLGLGCLLGSRLGPVVVRHAPSGPMRIAIGLSGLALAVQLGWDAYR comes from the coding sequence ATGTCATGGGTACAGGCGCTGTTGTTGGCCGGCGCCGGTGTGCTCGGCGGCCTGACCGGCAGCATCGCCGGCCTGGCCTCGGTGGCGACGTACCCGGCCCTGCTGTTGATCGGCCTGCCACCGGTCGCGGCCAATGTCACGAACACCACCGCGCTGGTCTTCAACGCCGTCGGTTCGATCGCGGGCTCGCGGCCCGAACTGGCCGGTCAGGGTGCCGAGCTGAAACGACTCATCCCGGTGGCTGCGGCCGGTGGCGCGGCGGGGGCAATCCTGCTGCTGTCCACGCCGGCCGAAGGGTTCGAGAAAGCGGTACCGGTTCTCCTCGCTGTCGCCTCGGTGGCGATTCTGCTACCGGTGACGGTCCGGTCCGGCATCGTGGTGAGCGCGCGTCGGCAGCGACGGACGCGGTACCTGCAGGGCGCGGCGATCCTGGGCATCTGCGTGTACGGGGGTTACTTCGGCGCGGCAGCCGGCGTGCTGCTGCTGGCACTGCTGCTGCGCGCCGGACGGGCGCACCTTGCGGTGGCCAACGCCGCCAAGAACGTCCTGCTGGGTACTGCCAACGCGGTGGCCGCGGTCATCTTCGTGGTGGTCGCGCCGGTTCGCTGGGACGCCGCGATCGTGCTGGGTCTCGGGTGTCTGCTCGGCTCGCGGCTGGGTCCGGTGGTGGTCCGGCACGCGCCGTCCGGACCGATGCGGATCGCGATCGGGTTGTCCGGGTTGGCGCTGGCCGTGCAGCTCGGTTGGGACGCCTACCGGTGA
- a CDS encoding alpha-isopropylmalate synthase regulatory domain-containing protein, producing the protein MTSQLASSEVCFAAHIDAPMPRALREHAAEISFEDFLVEYAPSTGPVKLGQWSCTDDERPAARLGPQARNYQATLAVGDRITTSRAAACGPVAALTEMLHECGVAVEMTAFHQLPAGTHTATFIRGSRDGRDQWALGWSQDPTTSALKAVVACANRLLS; encoded by the coding sequence ATGACTTCTCAACTTGCCTCGTCTGAGGTGTGTTTCGCTGCTCACATCGACGCTCCGATGCCCCGCGCGTTGCGCGAACACGCCGCGGAGATCTCGTTCGAGGACTTCCTCGTGGAGTACGCGCCGAGCACCGGTCCGGTCAAGCTTGGGCAGTGGTCGTGCACCGACGACGAGCGCCCCGCCGCGCGGCTCGGGCCGCAGGCGCGCAACTACCAGGCCACGCTGGCTGTCGGAGACCGCATCACCACCTCGCGCGCGGCCGCATGTGGACCCGTCGCCGCCCTGACCGAGATGCTGCACGAGTGTGGGGTCGCGGTCGAGATGACCGCGTTTCACCAGTTGCCAGCCGGCACACATACCGCGACCTTCATCCGCGGTAGCCGTGACGGTCGCGATCAGTGGGCGCTGGGATGGTCACAGGACCCCACCACCTCGGCACTCAAGGCCGTGGTGGCCTGTGCCAACCGGCTGCTGAGCTGA
- a CDS encoding cytochrome P450, translating into MATISTKDYWIDQAKRRLKPTPVTIPGMGALEKKLLETEFKEITLAEPPAGSGLKAVKGDNGLPVIAHMIEMFRGGPDFILHQYRRYGPIYYSGSQVLPAVAALGPDATQAVFTNRNKDFSQRAWDPVIGPFFEGGLMLRDFDDHLYHRRIMQEAFTRTRLAGYVEHIDSVASSVVADDWVANDPRFLFHPAVKELTLDIASVVFMGHEAGTDTELVTTVNEAFTTTTRAGNAIVRKPVPPLTWWRGIQARKTLENYFNARIAGKRASESTDMFSVLCHAQDEEGRSFTDEDVVSHMIFLMMAAHDTSTSTLTTMAYHLAANPEWQDRCRDESARIGDGPLDIEALEKLETYDLVINEALRMMTPLPFNFRQAVRDTELLGYFIPAGTNIMTWPSLNHRLPELWTDPEKFDPERFAEPRNEHKKHRYAFAPFGGGAHKCIGMVFGQLEIKTVMHRLLRKYRLELVHPNYTPRYDHGGMSVPIDGMPIMLRPLH; encoded by the coding sequence ATGGCGACGATCAGCACCAAAGACTACTGGATTGACCAGGCAAAACGACGGCTCAAGCCGACGCCGGTCACGATCCCGGGTATGGGCGCACTGGAGAAGAAGCTCCTCGAGACCGAATTCAAAGAGATCACACTGGCCGAGCCGCCCGCCGGCAGCGGACTCAAAGCGGTCAAGGGAGACAACGGTCTACCGGTGATCGCGCACATGATCGAGATGTTCCGCGGCGGTCCGGATTTCATCCTGCACCAGTACCGTCGGTACGGACCGATCTACTACTCCGGCTCCCAGGTGCTACCGGCCGTCGCGGCACTGGGCCCCGATGCGACGCAGGCGGTGTTCACCAACCGCAACAAGGACTTCTCGCAGCGCGCATGGGACCCGGTGATCGGCCCGTTCTTCGAGGGCGGGCTGATGTTGCGCGACTTCGACGACCACCTGTATCACCGCCGCATCATGCAGGAGGCTTTCACCCGCACCCGGCTGGCCGGCTACGTCGAGCACATCGACTCGGTGGCGTCATCGGTCGTGGCCGACGATTGGGTGGCCAACGACCCCCGGTTCCTGTTCCATCCCGCGGTCAAGGAACTCACCCTCGACATCGCGTCGGTGGTGTTCATGGGCCACGAGGCGGGCACCGACACCGAGCTGGTCACCACGGTCAACGAGGCGTTCACCACCACCACCCGGGCGGGCAATGCGATCGTGCGCAAGCCCGTACCGCCGCTGACCTGGTGGCGGGGTATTCAGGCGCGCAAGACGCTGGAGAATTACTTCAACGCCCGCATCGCCGGAAAGCGCGCCTCGGAGAGCACCGACATGTTCAGCGTCCTATGCCATGCGCAAGACGAAGAGGGTCGCAGCTTCACCGACGAGGACGTCGTCAGCCACATGATCTTCCTGATGATGGCGGCGCACGACACCTCCACCTCGACGTTGACCACGATGGCCTACCACCTGGCCGCCAATCCCGAGTGGCAGGACCGCTGCCGCGACGAGTCGGCCCGAATCGGCGACGGCCCGCTGGACATCGAAGCACTCGAAAAGCTCGAGACCTACGACCTGGTGATCAATGAGGCGCTGCGGATGATGACGCCGCTGCCGTTCAACTTCCGCCAGGCCGTGCGCGACACCGAGCTACTCGGCTACTTCATTCCGGCCGGCACCAACATCATGACCTGGCCCTCGCTCAACCACCGGCTCCCCGAGCTGTGGACCGACCCGGAGAAGTTCGACCCGGAGCGATTCGCCGAGCCGCGCAATGAGCACAAGAAACACCGGTACGCGTTCGCGCCGTTCGGTGGCGGCGCGCACAAGTGCATCGGCATGGTGTTCGGCCAGCTGGAGATCAAGACGGTCATGCACCGCCTGCTGCGCAAGTACCGGTTGGAACTGGTGCACCCGAACTACACCCCGCGCTACGACCACGGCGGGATGTCGGTGCCGATCGACGGCATGCCGATCATGCTGCGCCCGCTGCACTGA
- a CDS encoding TetR/AcrR family transcriptional regulator — MTAEPTPSAEDRRSRGDRQRDAIVAAVRELLEERSFAELSVSAISERAGVARSGFYFYFESKYAVLAVILDEARDELIELTHDFAPREPGETPSEFATRMVGSAAKVYATNNPVMQACAAARYTDAQIRAMMDDFGDKIIDRIVALVGQDEGAQPISSDLPALIRTLAATTTMTLTHDSAFIGRDADITRAVEIVERLWLYGLWGGGDLRD; from the coding sequence ATGACCGCCGAACCGACACCCTCTGCGGAGGACCGGCGCAGCCGAGGCGACCGGCAGCGCGACGCGATTGTCGCCGCGGTGCGCGAACTGCTCGAGGAGCGATCGTTCGCCGAACTGTCGGTCAGCGCGATCAGCGAGCGCGCCGGGGTGGCCCGGTCCGGCTTCTACTTCTATTTCGAGTCCAAGTACGCGGTGCTGGCGGTGATCCTTGACGAGGCCCGCGACGAACTCATCGAGCTGACACACGACTTCGCGCCCCGGGAGCCGGGGGAGACGCCCTCGGAGTTCGCCACCCGGATGGTCGGCAGTGCTGCCAAGGTCTACGCGACCAACAACCCGGTGATGCAGGCCTGCGCGGCCGCGCGTTACACCGATGCCCAGATCCGCGCGATGATGGACGACTTCGGCGACAAGATCATCGACCGCATCGTCGCACTGGTTGGACAGGATGAGGGAGCCCAGCCGATCAGCAGCGATCTGCCGGCTTTGATCCGCACCCTGGCGGCGACCACCACGATGACGTTGACCCATGACAGCGCGTTCATCGGACGTGACGCCGACATCACCCGCGCGGTCGAGATCGTCGAACGGCTGTGGCTCTATGGGCTGTGGGGCGGCGGGGATCTGCGCGATTAG
- a CDS encoding SDR family oxidoreductase: MARRSGPRKLLRDGYAGKRCLVTGAASGIGRATALQLAEQGAELYLTDRDAAGLAATVADARALGGTVAQHRAFDITDYEAVAGFAADIHAETPAMDVVMNIAGISAWGTVDTLTHQHWKSLIDINLMGPIHIIETFVPPMMAARRGGQLVNVSSAAGLVALPWHSAYSASKYGLRGLSEVLRFDLARHRIGVSVVVPGAVKTPLVESVAIVGVDREDPRVQFWTRRFAGHAVSPQVAADKILRGVARNRYLVYTSADIRALYLFKRTLWLPYSLAMKQVNVLFTRALRPKKKRR; encoded by the coding sequence ATGGCGCGACGCAGCGGACCCCGCAAACTTCTCCGGGACGGATACGCCGGTAAACGGTGTTTGGTCACCGGGGCCGCCAGTGGCATCGGCCGCGCCACCGCACTGCAGCTGGCTGAACAGGGCGCCGAGTTGTACCTGACCGATCGCGACGCCGCCGGTCTGGCCGCCACCGTCGCCGATGCGCGCGCGCTGGGAGGCACCGTCGCACAGCACCGGGCCTTCGACATCACCGACTACGAGGCGGTGGCCGGGTTCGCCGCGGATATCCACGCCGAAACCCCCGCCATGGACGTCGTGATGAACATCGCCGGCATCTCAGCCTGGGGCACTGTCGACACGCTGACCCACCAGCACTGGAAGTCGTTGATCGACATCAACCTGATGGGCCCGATCCATATCATCGAGACGTTTGTGCCGCCGATGATGGCGGCCCGGCGCGGGGGGCAGCTGGTGAACGTGTCCTCGGCGGCGGGGCTGGTCGCGTTGCCCTGGCACTCGGCCTACTCGGCGAGCAAGTATGGACTGCGTGGACTTTCGGAGGTGCTGCGTTTCGACCTCGCGCGACACCGCATCGGCGTCTCGGTGGTGGTGCCCGGCGCGGTGAAGACCCCGCTGGTGGAGTCCGTCGCCATCGTCGGGGTGGACCGCGAGGACCCGCGGGTGCAGTTCTGGACGCGCCGCTTCGCCGGGCATGCGGTGTCCCCGCAGGTCGCCGCGGACAAGATCCTGCGCGGCGTGGCCCGCAACCGCTATCTGGTCTATACCTCGGCCGACATTCGGGCGCTGTATCTGTTCAAGCGCACCCTGTGGTTGCCCTACAGCCTGGCGATGAAGCAGGTCAACGTGCTGTTCACGCGGGCGCTGCGGCCGAAGAAGAAACGGCGCTGA